Within Sulfurospirillum diekertiae, the genomic segment ATCAAAGATTACTTTTATGAAATAGAGTGTTGTGTTTATAAAAAATCTAATTTTTACGCATTTTTAGACATGGGAGGATTCAAACTTTTTATGATTGATGATGATAAGGTATTAGAGGTTGGAAAGTATTACAAAATGATGGTTAAATTGAATTATAATGTTTGGAATGACTATCATGATATAGAATTTCAAGAAAGCTCTTTTTATGAACGAATTGAGTTTCAGGGCACTGTAAAAAGTATTGCTGTTGATTCTTCACAATTTATTCCTATAAACAACTCAAAAGGCCTTACCAAAAAAGGTGTTGAGCGAAAATTTGATATAAAATTAGAAAAAACAAATTGTTTGGAAGATGAAAAATACCCAAATGGTCCCGTCTGTTATTTGATAGAAGTTCAACTATAATTCAAATAAACTTACTGCCTAAGGAACAATGTGACTTTAAAGATTATGCTTGGAGATATTATCAAAGCAGATGCCACATTTATTGTAAATGCCTCAAATACAGAATTAACGCTTGGTAGTGGCGTTTCTATGGCTTTTAGAAAAGAATGTGGTGGAATGAATTTTCAAAGAAAACTCACTGAAATCAAAGAAGCACATATTATTAAGCATGGTACAATTCAACAAGGAGATGTAATTATCTCAGATTCTGGTGATGCAAACAACTTTACATATGCCTTACATGTAGCCGTTATGAATTAGTCGAGCCTGAAAAACTCAAAAACATCACAAATTATAGCCTGCTTTCTCTTTGAGTCAACCCAAGCCAAATCCACACAGACCAATAGAGTTTCATATACCCTATACTCACCATCATTTGCCTATAATCTTTTGCTAAAAAAAGAGCATGGATGAAGAGATTCATCCATTTTTTCAGATTCCACGCACATGCAGCCATGAGTAGATTGATCTGATCTCCGATAAAGCCTTTAAGATAGTTTCGTGCCATTCTGTGGTCATGTTTGAGATGTCCAATGGTAGGCTCTATGGCAGCTCTACGTCTAAACTGTTTTCTCTTGTGTTCTTTTTCTTCTTTCGTGTCACGTTTTAAATGAATACCGGGGATGCAAATATGTGTGGTGTTGACCTCTTTAATGCCACGGTATCCTCTATCACACGTTGCCCTTTGGATAGGTGTGTGTCTGTGTGTGGACGCATGGGTCAGGACAGCCTTCAATGTTTTAGAATCGTGTTCATTGCTCTCATGGGCGACTGCTCCTACCACAATCCCATGCGTGTAGGTGGTGACAACAGAAGCCTTAACACCAAATTCATAGCTTTTATGATCTTTCCCTTTTGCCATGGCATAAATGTGAGGTTCATGCAAGGAGTAGATTTTATCCTTATCGCTTCTTTTTTGTAAAAGTACCTTTGTGTAAAGTGAAAATTGTTCAGCGTAGAATGCTATTTGTTCTAGTGTAAAACTTCTTTGCATATCACGCATCACTATTCCTGCAATGGTGCGTAAACGTTTCATAGCACTGCGTGCTTTGTGCTTCTTCTTGGGATGTCTAAAGAAGCGTAAGGTGATACGATGCTCTTTTATCTCTTTGAGGTAGGTACGTCGTAGTGCAATACCTTCCCTCTTTGCAATCTTATGCAATGCGTGAATCATCTTAATGGCAAGTTTACCATCGGTGGGATAAGTGATATGCTTCTCTTGGGCAGTGGAGTCAATAATGACATGCGATTCATTGGATGCTTCAGGGTGTAATGCCACACCCGCCGTAACATCGTGTATGGAGCCTTCTGAGATATGTACCATTACAGGCTCTTTATCGGTTGTGACTACCATATGGACTTTAAGCCCATAAAAGAATCTCCCTTTGGATGCATTATAACCTTTGAGTGATGGATCACTCCACAATCTGACTCTGCTTTGCCTTGTGATTTGGCACAATTCAACAGGAAAAGAATCAACAGAGTAAATCTTTGCACCGTTTAATCGCTGAAACAATGAGCCTAGAAATAAAAATAGTGTTGATAACACTTCATTTATTTTGGCTAAGCGACGCAAAAATCTCGTGTAATCAATCCTTTTGACCAACTGCATCATCATAGAATACTGATGGGCTTTATAGTAGTTACCACTAAAATCATTCACTGCCATATACCCGATAAGCAGCACTTCTGCATTACTAATCTCTGCTCTAACATCATCTTTTATCCCTGATACCTTCAAATACTCATCAATTAAACAATAAACTGTTATAATATCTCGCTCCATAATCTCGCCTCCCACGGCTTTTTATGGAGTTTAAAGCAACTTTCAAACCATATTTACAACTAGCAGTTTGGGTTAAAGTTATAAAAAAGAAGCTTTACATGCATGCTAAAACAAGAAGAGAGATAGATAGCGCTGAAAAAACACTAAAATAGATTTTGAGAGTTATACTTAATTCCGAAAGTGATAAAACAAATTTATTGAAATATAGAATATCAATGATTTATAAAAAAGGACTAAAAATGCTCATCAAAGTAAAAATAGCTCCTGATAATAAGATTGTAGGCGATATGGGAACATGTTATATTCAGAGCGAACACAAAGGCTTTATTGAGGTTTTGGAGAGCATCACAGACTACAAAGTGATGCCATTTTTTTTAGATGATAATGAACACTATTTCACGGAGCTTGTGGAAACTCCTTTGGATTTCGATAAAGAGATTGATTTGAGTGAGCAATGTGTGAAAAACATTAAAGACGACATTATGCCTTTTAGGGATAAGATAGCTCGAAGAGAAGATTTGGTTATCCCAAAGGTATTAGGATAAAAAAGTGGCTCTCATAGACATATTAAGCGATACACACTTTGATAATTGGTTTGGGTATCCTCATCAAGGGAACAAAAATAAGCTATCTCCACCCAAAGATGCCATTGTTGGTTTTTGGCGTAAACTCAAACCCCAAGGCGATTACCTTATTTTAGCGGGCGATATTGGTCATAGTATTGAACAAAATATCAATATTCTAAAAATACTCAAAGAGCTTTATTATAAAGAAATCATCCTCACAATGGGAAATCATGATTATTATGTTGCAGATAGTGAATATAAATCACTCTTTGAAAACGGTATTGAAAAAGCAACAGAAGCAAAAATGAGGTATCAAGACGCTGGAATGATTGTGCTTGATGGCACAATAGAAGAGATTGAGGGAATTAAATTTGGCGGCGCTATGGGTTGGTATCATAGTGCCTATGTGCATAAAAATCAAAAACTTCTTAGGGAAATGCAAAGCGCTCATTATTTTCCTTCCTTAGAAGCATTTTTACAAGAGCTTTGGGGTGATTGCATCAACGATAAACGCTATACCAAACTAGATGTTTTTGATGAGTTATTTGAGGAAGAGTATGCCAAATTAAAAACAGTGCACCAAGTGTGTGATGTGATGGTTACCCATTATAGTCCTAGCATTGCATTTGAGCACCAAAATATGTCCTACGCACGCAATCCTAGTACATCGTTTTTTTGTTTTGATGGAGAGGATTTAGTAAAAAATATGAGTGGAAAATTATGGATTTATGGTCATACGCATGAGAGCAAAAGTACATCATGGCACAATAAAGAGATTATCACTAATGCATTAGGGTACAGTCATGAGTGGTCAAATCCTTGCCAGATAGTTACCAAAGAAATTATTATTAATGAAAATTTAAAAATAGATGAGCGCAAGGATTGAGTTAATGAAAGCATTAAGAGCAAAATTTGTTAAATCAACAAATTTGGAAATAGACAAACATATCCCAAAAGATGTATATGCAAATATCTCTTTTTCTGAAATAGTATCGTGGACTTTAAATAAAGAGATTTGGTTCAAAACATCTGCGATTGAGCGTTTTTCATTTGATGATAAAACAAAGTTTTTGAGTGTCTATACAAAAAATAATCGGTACGATTTTGAGCTAGAGTTTGAGTGTGAGGTGAAATTTAATCAAGCAACAAAATTACATGAAATCGCTATCAAAGAGATAGTTTGCTTGTGAAGATGAAATACATTACGGCGGTTTCAGCGTTAAACATTCCCTGTAATGGCGTTCAGTGCGATTGGCTTTAGGTTGAGATGTTAAAAAATAAGTTTTATCAAATTCACAATAAATGGCGCAAGTCAAATTAATTTTAAATCGCTTGGTTAAACACGCTGGTGCAGCTCTAAAAGCTGTGACTCCAAAAGTCACCGATAGTGACTCAGGAAAAACGCGTGCTTAACCTAACAATAAAGGCTGAAAGCAAAAAGTTATCAGCAAACCAAAACCTATGTGAAAATTATATCATATTTAGAAAAAATCTAGTGAAAAATCAGGCTAAAAGTCTTGTGCGTGTGCTACATAATATCGGGTTAATTTGCTTCGTATCAAATAGCAAATAGAGGAAGATACAAGTTAAAACTTTAAGGCATTGTAGGCATAAAGGCGAAAAATATCTGTGTAATAATAATATCATAAAAATTGCCTTTATGCAAACGCAAAAGTGCAACTTTACTGACCATTTTTTCTAAAATTTAAAAATTTCAAACTCTTTGTTCTTTTTTTAATTAGCTAATTAGACTATAGAAGAAGAATCTGCCTTGTTTATCAAATTTAACTATTAATCTCTAATGAGCATTTAGGTTTTCCCAATGAAACAATAAAGTGCGCCTAGCAAAATGCAGGCGCACTTTATTGTTTTTATTATTTTTGATTTGAGAATTTTTTTGAAAAATTATTGAGATAATTACTATTTTTAGTAATATCGAAATCTTTTTTGTAATTTCTGCAAAGAAAATTACAAAAAACGAGGTGTTAACTGTGTGTATAAATTGCGTAGAAATTTGTATGCACAGTTGGCAAACTCGCTTACCCCCATTTTTCATAGTTTTTTTACCATCTTTTTTAAACATTTTAAAAGAAAAAAAACAAATAGGAGTTTTACACTCAGAAATCTATAAGTTTGAAGCTAAATCTTCAAACCAAAGCAGTCAAAATCCAGAGGTGGTTTAAGTTTCAATTCGCAACTTTCTTACATTAAAAACTGACGACTTCTGCGCTTCGCTTGACAAGTGTACCCAATCACTGCAAGATCAATTGTATGAACAGGCTTTAGTTTATAAACAATAGGATAATCATTGCTTCTAATAACTAATCCTTCCTGTCCTTGATTAATTACTATTTCATTAAAATAATCTTCAAGTTCTGATTTTTGTAGAGTTTTTGAAGCAACTGGCTAGTCCCACAATAAAACTACACTCAATAGTTGACCCGATAAGGGAGCATAAAACTCCCTTTAGGGAGAACTATGCTCCTTCGGGTTTGGTGTTCACGCTTAATAAGCTGGATGTATAAAAGAACAAACCCATAAGGAAAAACAATGAAAAATGAATTCAAATCAGGCTATACCTACACTGGTAAAAACGGAGTTACTTGGACATGTGACTTGATAAAATCTTTGGTAGATTGACTTAGTGTGGCATGAACAAATGTGTAACCGCTTGCACCAAGCACAGACACAAAGATTTGTGCCTTTGATATCTCACCTGTTCTTTGATCTACAATTGGCATTGTAACTCCGCTGTAGTCTATGAAGAACTTGTCTCCTGCATAGTGAACTTGACGCATAGATGGATTGATAGATTTTAAAAATTTTGCATAGTAGCGATTAAATTGACTGTAGCTGTATAGCTCTGGTTGAACGTTTTTATACTCTTCATAGAGAAGCGCTCTTGTCATCCCTTTTTTACTCAACTCAACTCTTACATTGTTCCAATCAGGATGTATAAGAGATACTTCGGCTTTTTTTGCGGTTTGCGATGACTTATTTGGATGAAATAGCTGCTCTAAATCTGGTTCTGTGAGTTCTAGTATATCTTCAAGTGATGCTTCAAGCTCTATAAAGCAGTTGACATAATTGGCGACACTGTTTCTTGACACTCCGGTGATAGTTTGAATCTGTCTGTTGGATAGTTGGTTAAGATACTTTAATCTTAACACCTCTTTGATTTTACTCATACATCCTCTCCTCATTTATCACACCTTTTTTTAGGTGTATTATAGTGAAGAATACTCTTTACCTTAACTCTAACTTAGCCACGCATCACACTCAGCTAACTGGCCAAATGATCAATGCGCGCGGTGGCTAAGTGTTGATGCGCAGGGTGGCCAAGTGCTAATGCGTGGGGTGGCCAAATGGAATGCGCGCGTACAGAGGATTTAGAATTTGTCCTAAACGTTGCAAGCAGGACACCTAAAAAGGTCTGGACACTTGAAGATATTGGTGGACAACTCATTATTTGTGCTGGCTATCATCTTGTCAACCGTATTAATTACTTCATTACTGAAGTTGAATGGGAAGATGAAAATATCGAAGTGCAGTATTGCGATAAAGATGCGGATATTGATGAAAGTACAATTCAAAAAGCATTAAAAGGGATGCTTGACCATTTGATGATTATGGCTAGATTGCCTATACGAATAACTTCATGGTCATTTTCATAGGCAGATAGACAGATATGTTTTTGACGCATGCGCCCTCCTCAAAGATGTCACGGTTATACTTTTTGAGAAAATATTGTAGCACAGAGAGTATGATATTTTGGGGATGTTTTTAGATGTTTAGCGATCGTTTACCCTAATACTCTATGCTTTCATTACCTTTTTTTTGATTCAGGCTTAATGTAAAACCACTCGGTGTTGGGAGACATCGGGTGGTTTAGCTCTTTTGCCCTCCTCTTTGCACAACGAATAATTCTCTTTACTTGTTCTTGTAACTAAAATATGGTATCATTTATTCATGAGTAAAAGAGATAAACTTTGGATCAAATTTATGGAAGTTCCACCGAAAAAGAATTTGACGTGGAGTGACTTATTGGCACTTATGTCAGCTCTTGATTTTGTGCAGCTTGAGGGTGATGGTTCACGTGTAAAGTTTTATCATCACGCTAAAGATATTGTTCTCAATCTTCATAAACCACATCCAGATAATTTGCTCAAAACATATCTTGTAAAACAGATACAAGAAAAACTAAAGGAGGCATTTAATGGCTAATGTATTAACGTATGAAAATTATACAGGCTCGGTTGAATACAGTCATGAAGACAGGTGTTTCTTTGGAAAAATTGAATTTATTAATGATCTCATTACATTTGAAGCCACAACAGTGGATGAATTGGAGGCCAATTTCAAAGAGGCCGTTGAGAGTTATATCCTTACGTGTAAAGCGTTAAATAGAAAACCACAAAAGCAATTTAATGGGGTCTTTAATGTCCGCCCTGGTGTTGAACTTCATATGGCTGCAGCACGTAAAGCTATGGAGATTGGAGTTTCACTCAATGCATATATTAAAAGCCTTATCGCTAAAGATACCCATTTTTCTGCACATTAAAGCAAGTTTCTCTTTCGAAACCAAGTGAAGAAAATCATTCTAGGCTCTTTTATCCTCCTCTTTGTTTAAAAAATAATCCGTTTGACTTGCATAAAGCGCTTTGCTTTTTGTAAGATGTTATTTTGCAAATATTCATACAGAAAGGAAATGAATGGCTGTTTCCATAAACTTAGATGAAAAATCCCCAGAAGAACTCAAACGACTGCTTGATTCTGTTAAAACCAGCAATCTTAGCGTACAGGACAAAGATGAGTGGATTCAAAACGTGAAAAAGAATTACTTGCTCAAATTGAAGCAGGAGCTGCGGATATTGATGATATTGGTTAGCGGTTTACTCTTTATTGGGTATTGATTGAAAAAGCATTTAGTCTGTTGCTCTATACTTTTAATACCAAGACAAAAACCTCCTTTTTGTGTAGAAATATCCAAACTTCTTTAGAGAATCTCACTCCGATTGCCCGGTCGGAGTGAGTATAGTATGTTCAAAAATCTTAATACCCTCCCCTACTTAAATCTTTTTATACGTTATATATTTTATAGTTCAATATTTTTCTAATACAAGTAGCTTCTTCAAAATCATTGCAATTATGTTTAAATATTGATATAATTTTTCTCAAGGTAATAAAAAATTAAATTACCCGTTTCATAACGGGTAAAAGGAAAAATGATGGCAAAAGTTATTGTAACGGCAGACCAGAAAGGCGGTGTTGGTAAAAGCACAACTTCAAATTTTATTGCTTACGAGCTAGCCTTGAAAAAATACAGGGTTTTACTCATTGATTGGGACTCGCAAGCATCTCAGACTAACTCTTTTTTTGGACTCAAAGATGTCGATTATACGGGAGACAATCAAAGCAATATCGTAAATATGTTTAACGGGAAGTCTGTTAAACCATTGAAAATATCAGACGGCATTAATAAAGCTTCATTTGATTTTATTCCATCAAACGAAGAATTGCTTGAAACAATAGAAGGGGATGCTCTTAATTATAAAGGAAAACTTCTAGTTTTGACCGATTATATTAAAACTGTTGAAAAGAATTACGACTATATTTTGATTGACTGCCCTCCTTCGTTTGGTATCCTTACCAAATCTGCTCTTCTTGTTGCAGATGTTCTTCTTGTTCCAATTGCAACCAAAAGTGTTGATGAGGATGGCATAAAGCGATTTTTCCAAAAATCAAATTCCTTGTATGCAAATTATGCCAATATGCTCAAATCCATTTTTGTTCTTCCAACACTTTATGATAGTCGAATGAATAATGCAAAAGAGATGCTCACTATCATAAGGCTTTTACCTCGTTACTTAGAAAATGGCAATCTTGACTTTTTTAAGAATATTCCCGTGGAGGTTCTTGAGGCAATCCCTTATAAAGTTGAAATTCTTGAAGCTCCAGCGCAAAGAATGTTCTTAAGAGAATATGTTGA encodes:
- a CDS encoding macro domain-containing protein, with translation MTLKIMLGDIIKADATFIVNASNTELTLGSGVSMAFRKECGGMNFQRKLTEIKEAHIIKHGTIQQGDVIISDSGDANNFTYALHVAVMN
- a CDS encoding transposase; the encoded protein is MERDIITVYCLIDEYLKVSGIKDDVRAEISNAEVLLIGYMAVNDFSGNYYKAHQYSMMMQLVKRIDYTRFLRRLAKINEVLSTLFLFLGSLFQRLNGAKIYSVDSFPVELCQITRQSRVRLWSDPSLKGYNASKGRFFYGLKVHMVVTTDKEPVMVHISEGSIHDVTAGVALHPEASNESHVIIDSTAQEKHITYPTDGKLAIKMIHALHKIAKREGIALRRTYLKEIKEHRITLRFFRHPKKKHKARSAMKRLRTIAGIVMRDMQRSFTLEQIAFYAEQFSLYTKVLLQKRSDKDKIYSLHEPHIYAMAKGKDHKSYEFGVKASVVTTYTHGIVVGAVAHESNEHDSKTLKAVLTHASTHRHTPIQRATCDRGYRGIKEVNTTHICIPGIHLKRDTKEEKEHKRKQFRRRAAIEPTIGHLKHDHRMARNYLKGFIGDQINLLMAACAWNLKKWMNLFIHALFLAKDYRQMMVSIGYMKLYWSVWIWLGLTQRESRL
- a CDS encoding metallophosphoesterase family protein — translated: MALIDILSDTHFDNWFGYPHQGNKNKLSPPKDAIVGFWRKLKPQGDYLILAGDIGHSIEQNINILKILKELYYKEIILTMGNHDYYVADSEYKSLFENGIEKATEAKMRYQDAGMIVLDGTIEEIEGIKFGGAMGWYHSAYVHKNQKLLREMQSAHYFPSLEAFLQELWGDCINDKRYTKLDVFDELFEEEYAKLKTVHQVCDVMVTHYSPSIAFEHQNMSYARNPSTSFFCFDGEDLVKNMSGKLWIYGHTHESKSTSWHNKEIITNALGYSHEWSNPCQIVTKEIIINENLKIDERKD
- a CDS encoding transposase; translation: MSKIKEVLRLKYLNQLSNRQIQTITGVSRNSVANYVNCFIELEASLEDILELTEPDLEQLFHPNKSSQTAKKAEVSLIHPDWNNVRVELSKKGMTRALLYEEYKNVQPELYSYSQFNRYYAKFLKSINPSMRQVHYAGDKFFIDYSGVTMPIVDQRTGEISKAQIFVSVLGASGYTFVHATLSQSTKDFIKSHVQVTPFLPV
- a CDS encoding type II toxin-antitoxin system HicA family toxin, whose translation is MSKRDKLWIKFMEVPPKKNLTWSDLLALMSALDFVQLEGDGSRVKFYHHAKDIVLNLHKPHPDNLLKTYLVKQIQEKLKEAFNG
- a CDS encoding type II toxin-antitoxin system HicB family antitoxin: MANVLTYENYTGSVEYSHEDRCFFGKIEFINDLITFEATTVDELEANFKEAVESYILTCKALNRKPQKQFNGVFNVRPGVELHMAAARKAMEIGVSLNAYIKSLIAKDTHFSAH
- a CDS encoding ParA family protein gives rise to the protein MAKVIVTADQKGGVGKSTTSNFIAYELALKKYRVLLIDWDSQASQTNSFFGLKDVDYTGDNQSNIVNMFNGKSVKPLKISDGINKASFDFIPSNEELLETIEGDALNYKGKLLVLTDYIKTVEKNYDYILIDCPPSFGILTKSALLVADVLLVPIATKSVDEDGIKRFFQKSNSLYANYANMLKSIFVLPTLYDSRMNNAKEMLTIIRLLPRYLENGNLDFFKNIPVEVLEAIPYKVEILEAPAQRMFLREYVETYIASNQSKSINAIITILESITAKIIK